CTTAAACTCCCGTTACAGTCGCATCAGACACGTGGATTCATAtaaatgcatatatatatatttatctttcatcGCAAGCTGTATAAAGCTTGACATATTAATGATATACGCGTTCCTTCCGGGTGTACATTCACTACTCTGCATGACTCTGGAGTGAATCAGTGAGATACTCGCTACACTCCATATCTCCAGCCCCAGGCTACACTATGTCTTGTTTCTCCGAGTACTACATCTAACCGACAATCCTTTTTAAGTCTGTTCTAAAGAACTTCCTTCACAATCTACAAAGCCGCAGATATACAAAACGAATCTCCCGGGTTAGGTAcaattcaacaaaataaactccaaaaattattattattattattattattcccgaGCGCGGATCAtcagatgaaaaaatttataatgagaAAAAAGTAAATCCTCTTTTAAAATGAGTATGAAAGACGAAATGAACAGCTCAATGATGTGCAATCCGTCGGTTCAAGTATCATTTCACCGTACATAGGTTGGGATTAGATAAAAGTATCTAGAatcatgagaaaaaaaaatgataaaataagagctaaaaaaactaaatcacGTGAAAGCACTGAGAGCAATGAGACCATGGGTCCGAGGTCGGTCCAACTTAAAGAAGCTCGAGAAGTAGAAATGACGAAACGATCGATAGACTCACGGTTAGTCACGTGTTCTTTACTTTACTATTTTCACATGTAACttcaacattattattatttttaacatagtTGTGGATTTGCGGATAAACACCCTGTTGTTgcaaaaattacttttcaCGTCTGAACTTTCAAGTTtccaaaaacttttttcgtttagcaagaacattttttttccttagtaTAGACATGAAACTTTCGTCatcaaagtttttttcatgAAGATGGTTTCGCTCTAAAAATCACCGACCTTATTCTAATTTTCttccttttatttaattctgatTATGACAATTTTccaatttattgataaatattttcatcagaAACCCGACTCGACTGCCTGACTCGATAGTAATCTCTACTACTCGGAAGTGGATCCTTGGAATTTCTCTGACATTCTTGTGTTTGTTGTGTACATAAATTTAATCCGTTACATCTGTGATAGCTGATGTTAAACAACATAGACTATAAAATTGAACAAAAGTACGCTATCTACTATCAGGTTCATCcgcatttttatttattttatctatttcttAGTCTGCTTCTTTCAAGCGAGTGAGTTTTGAACAATTTGACCTGGTACCGTTCAATGAGACttcgtttatttttattgccgAGCCATTGTTACAACAACCTTTCAAAACTCGTCTACGTGCACTTATAGGAATGAGAAAACTCAATATTCTAGTTCTGATAGTAAACTTCTAAAATGAACTGTCGATCGAAGTTTAAGAAAATcaagatttttgaaattgtacTTTGACCTATTTGATTGGCAAGAAgataaaacttattaaaactGAGCTATCGGCAATCgtagataaaatttctaaatgacaGTAAttgtacaaaataaattatcagttttcaaataatcaatttaaaagcTGTTAAGATCGGAATCTTTTATCTTGAGAAGTAAAACttttgtttcaaattacaATACCGATTTACTTTTATAGCAATTTTAACCCTGCTATCCGATTTAAATTTCGCTAGTCAATTATTGCTCATTATTCATTCAGCGCATCGACAAATTAAACCGATAACATTTTAAACCTGATCGGAAATAATCAATTCCACATCACACGCTCATTAATTCTCACCAGATGGATTTGGGAATTTACGCGTTGTTTTTTACATcgatttatataaaaagagAAAATCTGCTTAACCataaaacaactttttttttataaatgaatgcTTTTACTGGTCCCGTAAAAAATATACATCATCGTTACACGTACcaatttttcatctttataATCTAAATCCTATTGcattttttcctaatttttaaagttaagagTTGTGGATAAAAGCGCTGAAGTAAGTCGCAGCACGTTGGAGAGAAACGAGAGATAGAAGTAGTAAAGAAAGAGTAGAAcagaatgaaaattttcaaggaCACACAGTGAGCTTCTTATTGATCTCAAACAGTTTCCAAGCCCGGTAGTAAATGCGAGGATAAAACGCCcattaaaaattacgatattacatgtaaatatatgttattCTTTATAAATCCCCTATACCATACaaagtaattgaaaaaaagaaaaaaaattaaaaatgaacgaTAAAACTGTTCACCGACAAAGCAATCTCGTTATAGTTTATGGCCAGTATTGTGTATAGTATCTCAACCCATAGCAGTATCGTtaaaagacaattatttactGTCTTAAGTAAATTGCATCGTTTCTCCTAGAGTGCAGTGGAAGCATGATGATCTTGTGGTCTGGGAACACATCACCGTTAATGTTGAGCGCTGACATAAAGCGTGGTTTCATGAAACAAGACACGTGACAACAAGCTTGTATACCGTCCCCTTGAGATAAATTCTTGGACGTATATGAGTAGGAAACGGTGGTTGACATGCATAACGCGACATCATGTTAAAGTGAACCTCAACACGAAACAAAGTCGATTTTGTCAATAATATTACATGTGTTATAtcgtgaatttttttaaatccagaGCAAGGTGGGGCGAGTTATGTTTTTATtgatttcatttttgttttatgtGAATATcacaataattaatgaaatttgttGGTTATAACAGTAACTATATTTAATTACCATCTCGGGAGCTTTTTCGAACTGTTATCATATCaatatattaattgaatttatgatACTCTCTCTGGggtagatatttttaattttactacgACTTGATGGTGGTCgcgagtttttaaaattggcgTATTAACAATAGTAttagaatttatttcaaaataaaattcttaaacattattattattattattattattattattttatctttagcTATGACAGAAATTTATATCTTTGTGGCGTAATAAACTGGAAATTATATTACCGGTGAGAATGTACTTGATAaattgaagttaaaaattattattataatgaaatttttttttaaaatctatgaCCCTGATTTTTTAATGCTTGTACCGATGTATAATTACCcctattcataaataataaattaaacaatgagagaaaattaaagactatatttatttaaaattgacaattcTTACTATTATTTGATCGTAGTTATAGTCACAGTTGTGTATGCCAATTGCTACGGAACGTGTACACGTAAATTGTACGAcatcaataatatatttttgggCAAATATCCAACGCGCGTAGGttgtatgaatttattttccattcaTTCTTCAATGAAGATGATAAtattacatcaattttttatttgtactcTATAGATAGTTTGTCCATGCacctttatttatttatttatttgttctttttattcatttcaacatgttttttttttcatttattaaatcagtgcaaatatttataaaatatgacgtttattttatttcataaaaaacaaaatttgcaTCAATGAAATTCAAAAGTAAACGTATACAGGGATTTAATATCGAACACATGGTAAACTTCATCGTGAtcatattttatcataaatttacataagctttttaaactatttaatttgaaaactCTAATAAGctctaaaaacaaatttaataaatatggggaatctgtaatttaaaattccttATATACATCTACTTGAACTGTAACTTTTACTGATGCTGGAGCTTCTATATTCTCGacgttttataaataataaataaaaaaattttaattcggCTAATAGATGTTAAGCAGTTTCCCCCttggttttattatttttgttaaattaataataatggcaTCTCTATATAACTGCCCTAGATAAtacttttaaagaaattaataatctcCAGTGATGTGTAAATAATTCAGTGTAAAATGTTAACCACTGATGTGGAAATTATGCTGAGTATAATGTTTTATTGtcgaaaattttacaatagaaaattattatgaatcaGAAACAAAAGTTTAATactatataatttatttttatagaaaataattttatcctaaaaacaaattaccaaaaaaactaggttagtttataatcaaaattgtcacggctgtagtgcagcggtggtgcggcgcttAAAAAGCCGTGCGGCGGTGATGCGgcggaattctgtttttactcgggtatATTTGtcttttaaacattttaaaatccGTGTATATCAAATTTCAATGAAACCGTTCAATGGCTTCTCATATCATATTAGTTTCCAAACTGTTAAATCAACTTGATTGaacaaaaatgtttataactaCGACGTGAAGTATAATTTCTCCGACaaaacataatatatatatatatatatatatatatatatatatatatacatataatttcTATCTAATTAATCTAGTCAAACGACTCGCTaattcatcaataattgaACTGCGTTAGTTTTAGTGGCAAATTGTCAATCAAGTTCAATTTTACAATGACGTAAAGCTAATGCTTCATGAATTACATCAATTTATCGCCTAATTTGTAGTTTATAGTGTTTTCATTAAAATGTAGTAGTAAGTAATCAATGTCAAATACAATCGTAGTGTTTTGTGGAAAATTTAGATTGTTATAtgtaacaaattattatttgattcaatatatctaataaatttaatattatatcttttatatctttaatgtATATTGCCGCTTGgcgtaaaatgaataaataaataaataaataaatatcgttgattaaattaaaaattcgaaaaattcaaaatccaCTTATCTATAgagtattaaataaacaatagagATAGTATGGGTCTgtaattttcataacaatCCCACGATCCTTGTACCATAGGTCCTGGCGTTGCTATAACTCGAAATTAGGCAACAAAAGCTCGCGATCGACGACTATACCGACATAATATCCACGAGCTGTATTGTCAAAACACAATGACCAGAATGCCTACGGTTCATTGTTTAGAAAATATTCACGTACGGAAATTCCCTAAACTACTGTAATAGGATTAGAGAGTTAGTTaatttagataataataataattatcaacaacCCACTCAAATAGAATAACGATTGCGGTTCAGGTTTAGCTTTAGATTACATAGAAGGGTAGACGTGTATCTACATTTTGACTTTGACTAGATTTAGCTTCAAGGTGTATCGTTATCTTGACACACTATTAGCTCAGTAACCCTCTACTCAGTCTTATGGACAGCCGGAGGCTTGAATTTCTCTTTATCTCtcgctctctctctctccaTCTAGCTTCTCTAGTAGAATGTACTTCAACACCCTTGAGAGATTACCAAGCGGACAGCGCAATGCATCTCTCGCACCTTTTCATCCTCCTCCCGTTCGCCCTCTTACCTGTTACCAAGTTCACCaactatgaatatttaaacGACAGTGAATTTTGTACATCGTTGCCGGCAGCTTTCGCTTCTCCAGTCCGTTAAAGTTTATTCGATTTAgttagttttattttgaatgaatatataaataaaaaaaaattaagcagGGATGAATGAAAGATAAagtaaatcaaaaataatgatCATGATAATAGtgttagtaataaaaaaaagacgcCTCAAGCATCCTCTTACTCTGGCTTTTCGTGCAAAATCCATTAATCTCGACGTCAAGAGAATGAGAAAAAGCATACGACCTGCACAAAACCTTTTCAAAATGAGCTACCTACGTGATTAAAATCTTCCGCTTTTCAATTTTCGCCTATATCTATTTCTAATCttttctattatattttataaaattatttgctcCACTTTCTCAAAAACTACCGTTCgcaattcataaattttataatgaggacaaaaaaatttgaagggAGAAATTTGTATGcataataatctttaaaataaaatgaaagtcATTCCTTGaggatataataaaaaattataattatggaGAATTACTTACGTCAGGATCACAGGATTTATgggattttattaaatgaatattattttatattatttcattataaacCACGCTTTGAttcttctttcttctttttgtatttattttttatttttaataatttatgagtTTAATTCTTCTGTAcgaagagaaaaaatgtttttttttctttatattgtATTAAACTATTTCTCAACGGGCTGGGtattgtataatttataattttattatacgcTTTTTGTTTTTCATTGTGAAACTTGCATATTTTTAGTCTCCAGTCATCATTTCcataaattctgaaaaaagaaaaaaaaataaaacttctaCTTTTTGCCCTAGTAATTTgcattttattatgattattattattaatattcttattcttattattattattattattattattattattattattattattattattattattattattattattattattattattattattattattattattgttattactttCCTATAATAGCGAGAAATACGAGAGGTAGTAGAATAATTGAGGAATGAAGATAATTGGGAAGAAAattgtacatttaaaatttaattgtctacCAAGATTATAGATATACTCGGCTTAAAATTGTTCAGATGCATAGTCAGCTAACTTAAGTGACTTTTTAAGACGGTTCAtattaaatcttatttaagataacaagaatttttaatttttaatgaaagtgCTCTTgagtttatttaatattttaataacttgaGCGTTtacttaaatctttaaattatttattaaacgaaaaaaaaacatctcaGTATTAAAATTGTGTCACGGATTATTAAAACACGttgcaaaaattataatgaattatttatatttacataacAGAGCGTgtatacggaaaaaaataaatgaattatagAAGCTTTGAGCTTTTAGTGCAAttaaaatcttaacctactcATTATGCCAAGGGGAAACTCGCGGTTGTCGTAATGGAGGTTTGTTTGCCAcaagaaatttaattcaacGTTATTCTCACAGTCTAGAGTCAGTATAAGTATAGGGATACATGTTTCTTTAACCAGCTCATTCTTTAAACAACCGAGTATGAATAATAAAACGGTAATAATCGTGTTATGAAATCCTCACAGTAATTTAAAATGTGATGGAACTTGTGTAAATCCAATCATATAGAATTGAACATTTGATACAAAATTTGTATAGGAGAACAGCAATCAGAATTAAAGGAAATATACGAAACAATGAGAATGTTATAAAGACACAAGTAAACAACGCTGGTTTATTTGCCCGTTGATTAATTACTGAACAATAGGGGTCCGTTCAAAGGGGGTTGCTTACCATCAAAGTCAACGGTTCCTGATCCATCGGTATCAATTTCACCAATCATTCCGTCCATTTGATCCGGTGTAATTTGATCGTCCAAAGCAGCCAGGATTTCACGCAATGAACTTGTTGGGATATATCCATTGCCCTCTTTGTCGTAGAGACGAAATGCttcttttaattctttttgaagcgcttcatcatcatcttcttgGAAATGAGTCGCCACGCGATAAAACGAGTCAAAGTTAAGCACTCCATTGCCTGCAAattagaaacaattaaaactaGATTTTTGAATGATATaaatagagaatttttttttcaaatttctccttgaatttattgtttataaaaaatgagtaATTCGTAAATAAATCgatagtttataattttaaatttgggTAAGATAGTTTAATTATTGGATATAGATTTATTTGGGCAAAATTTCCGTGATGTTAAATCACTCAAGCTATTTATCAACGTTGGTGTTATTGAAGTTTGATATCTATTCAAAACGCGGCTGATGAAGGGAAGTTGATGAGTAAGTGAGTGAGCGAGCGAATGAGCTATAACAGAAAGTTGCAGAGAAGCAGAGAATAGTACGGTCGATACCTACACTGAGTGTGAAGTTGGATGCTATGTAGAGATTAAATCTGAATCAACTCCTACACCTGCATTGATTAAATGTTGATAACAACTACGTGCTttgaataataacaacaataacaaaaacaataataataacaataataacaatacatATCAAGTTAAGGCTCATACGTCTTGTCGGTAGTCGACTCGATAAAGGACCACCAGGATAGCACGCACACATGGCGGTATCACGTACATCCTATATACCTTCTAACAATAAAACTATATAGTACGtaatgatatatatatatatatatatatatatatatatatagtgtaGTTGGGTGACCATTGTCACTATTTCGTACACTGCTGCAGGGAAGAGGCGACTAATTTAGATGCTGGCAGTGTTACTGCtctgtaatatatatatgtgtgcgTATATATACTGGTATCCTATACGGTCTACTGTGATGCCAGGTTCAGCCATTACACGAGAGTTAAACGCCAACATTGTCTGCTCACTCTTGTGTAGAATGTACGACACCGTGTGGCTAACAAGAATCTCCACCGCGTTTGCTTTCCTTGCTAAACTCTACCTTTTGTCTCTGCTTGGTTTTCTCACTCGTCTGCTAAACTTTATTGCTCATTCTCTCCCTCACTTAGTATCCGATCCACCGACATTTGTATACCGGGCCAAGTAACACAGGCTTACACGTTCACCAACACCTTCGTTACGCCATGTCGCAGATTCATTGGAGCACGTCTTCCAAATTGCCCAAACTAGGTATGAGCATCAACCTCCTACCCCGCCACCTACCCTGACCCTCGACCTCTAAACCCTCATGCCGATTCTGCTAAAAAATCGTTCTCGCTCTCTCTTCAATCCCTCTCTCTTCTTCTATTCGTGATATATTGTTCACACACCGGGTGGAACAAAATCCCGCGCGACGagttacaatgaaaattttgcgGTGTCAAAATGCCCCCGAAGAGCTTAACTCGGTGGCTTTTTAATCGGGAAGTATGTCGCGGGAACGAAACAATCTCCGCGGTTAGccagaataaaaattaaaatacgatattttttatttaaaaaaaattaatttaaattattataactatttaaaaagaataatGAGAACTATTTTGAGAATTACTGAATAGAttgttaaaactttttttacatCATTATTATGTagtaacaaaagtaattacaATGGGAACCTAATATCGAGAACATCATTATCCGagtttgaaagaaaaagaaatagaTTTTGATTCATGACGGGTGAAATAATGAGTGGATATACGATACATGATGGAGAATATCGAGTCGTTATATATGGGATCGTTATACAATCTGGGTTGCAATTTTACCCAGGATGTAAAGTTTATCTCATTTACACACTTGTGTGTATCAGTGTAGCTTAGCTGCATAGCGTATTTGCAATCTGCGCATAATCTTCAGAGCTTTATAGGTTTGTCGAGTAAACGTTTTTGAGGTGTGTGAGTATGTAGGTGGGAGGTGAACAAGTGTGTGTGTTTGCATATATGTTGTAGATAGTGGCACAGCCGGTTGTTGAGATACAAAATCTATTACCATATACAGCAAACGAACGATGTTTGTATTACATAGTTGTAGAGCACATCTGTCTTTACATacgattgatttattttatttaaatattgcatATTCAAGTTTCATAAGGCAGCCAAGgctttatttgattattatatttgtctttaattaaatttaatgatccTATTAAgagttattatcattattacctGAGATTTCAAtgtgaaagaaaaattgatcaattgttaaactactaaattatttaaagtaattatagCTATCACTGATCATATTTAAgcactttattatttactattattgtaCATTGTAGATCAATACATCGACTTAGAagtaaaatacataatagagTTTTATATTATTCGTGTGAATCGACCTAAtcactatttaaaatttatgtaggTATATATAGCTCTCTTAAATCGAAATAGTGACTTTCGACTATGAAATAGTGACTATTCACTATTTAGTAGTGAAAAGTATACCACTATTTGAATTAGTGATCTACTCTGCACTGCAAAAATAGTGAATAGTCACTATAGTCACTATTTCGATTTGAGAGAGtactgtgaaaaatttttaacattaaaacaatttataaaaatttaagacgatgaatttaattttaaattatgttaaattttctcatattaaattttttatcatacgATTGTGGATATGTTCACTCGCAACAGTGAATACTTATAGTGAATACTTATAGTGAATACTAATAGTGAATACttataatttcaattgaaaattaaaattttttctaaaggATAAGAAATACAATGAAACTGACAAtgatttttctattcaaattaaactatccctaaaaaaaaaaagtctcacAGTTTTTCTGTATCTCTAATATTTGACGCACgatcttattaattttttttttttaacttcttaaGTAATTCCATTGTATGAAATTCAATTTAGTTTCTCATTGTAGATAAGTAAAgatgttaaattaacattacGTGATATCCCTTCACGATGTAAAAGTTAACTTACCATCAACGTCTTCTTGTTTCAAAAGTAACTCGAGCTCTTGATCATCGAAAGTGTGACCCAGTGTATTCAAAATGGTTCTAACTTTTTCTTTGTCGATTTTTCCAGACTTTGTTGAGTCGAACATTGAAAAAGCTCTTTTTAACACTGAGATTGGATTGAAAGGATAAATGAGGTTACTTCACTTGCAAAACGCTATTCTCAAGTgcaaaaaatatcaaagaaGAAAAAAGCAAAGCATTGGCATTAAGTGCTGGCAAATATCATTCTTGTTCcattgattaaatattatttcttggtacaaaaaaag
This genomic interval from Cotesia glomerata isolate CgM1 linkage group LG1, MPM_Cglom_v2.3, whole genome shotgun sequence contains the following:
- the LOC123265088 gene encoding troponin C-like isoform X6 — its product is MSGKMDDEQVQSNGVLNFDSFYRVATHFQEDDDEALQKELKEAFRLYDKEGNGYIPTSSLREILAALDDQITPDQMDGMIGEIDTDGSGTVDFDEFMEMMTGD
- the LOC123265088 gene encoding troponin C-like isoform X4; protein product: MLTRMFILPSTNILLSQGNGVLNFDSFYRVATHFQEDDDEALQKELKEAFRLYDKEGNGYIPTSSLREILAALDDQITPDQMDGMIGEIDTDGSGTVDFDEFMEMMTGD
- the LOC123265088 gene encoding troponin C-like isoform X2, which encodes MLKRAFSMFDSTKSGKIDKEKVRTILNTLGHTFDDQELELLLKQEDVDGNGVLNFDSFYRVATHFQEDDDEALQKELKEAFRLYDKEGNGYIPTSSLREILAALDDQITPDQMDGMIGEIDTDGSGTVDFDEFMEMMTGD
- the LOC123265088 gene encoding troponin C-like isoform X5 gives rise to the protein MNIHIFSVRFKKTIHFGNGVLNFDSFYRVATHFQEDDDEALQKELKEAFRLYDKEGNGYIPTSSLREILAALDDQITPDQMDGMIGEIDTDGSGTVDFDEFMEMMTGD
- the LOC123265088 gene encoding troponin C-like isoform X1, giving the protein MSGKMDDEQVQMLKRAFSMFDSTKSGKIDKEKVRTILNTLGHTFDDQELELLLKQEDVDGNGVLNFDSFYRVATHFQEDDDEALQKELKEAFRLYDKEGNGYIPTSSLREILAALDDQITPDQMDGMIGEIDTDGSGTVDFDEFMEMMTGD
- the LOC123265088 gene encoding troponin C-like isoform X3; this translates as MFDSTKSGKIDKEKVRTILNTLGHTFDDQELELLLKQEDVDGNGVLNFDSFYRVATHFQEDDDEALQKELKEAFRLYDKEGNGYIPTSSLREILAALDDQITPDQMDGMIGEIDTDGSGTVDFDEFMEMMTGD